A genomic region of uncultured Methanobrevibacter sp. contains the following coding sequences:
- the dmpI gene encoding 4-oxalocrotonate tautomerase DmpI has protein sequence MPVITIAGNDGINVEAKREMVKKVSEIVAKSYGLPIDAITVLVQSYPKESIGVAGELLSDKE, from the coding sequence ATGCCTGTAATAACAATAGCTGGAAATGACGGAATTAATGTTGAAGCTAAAAGAGAAATGGTAAAAAAAGTAAGTGAAATAGTAGCCAAAAGCTATGGATTGCCAATAGATGCAATAACAGTACTTGTACAAAGTTATCCAAAAGAAAGTATTGGAGTAGCTGGAGAGCTATTAAGTGATAAAGAATAA
- a CDS encoding deoxyuridine 5'-triphosphate nucleotidohydrolase: protein MLGEKELVKLFPDFKDLVQPSGIDLALDKVYVQESEGSLIDNEKNLPEIKELEGPVYTLKPHSAYLASIDRKIKIPKGYSMLYLPRSTLLRSFVSVQTAVGDPGFFGTLMFMIYNHGDFEYKIKKGDRIAQGVVFEVEGSGEYNGSYQEEE, encoded by the coding sequence ATGCTTGGTGAAAAGGAACTTGTTAAATTGTTTCCAGATTTTAAAGATTTAGTTCAGCCATCTGGAATTGACTTGGCTTTAGATAAAGTATATGTTCAGGAAAGTGAAGGTTCTTTAATTGATAATGAAAAAAATCTTCCTGAAATTAAAGAACTTGAAGGACCAGTTTACACTTTAAAACCTCACAGTGCTTATCTTGCTTCAATTGATAGAAAAATTAAGATTCCTAAAGGTTATTCTATGTTGTATTTACCAAGATCAACTCTTTTAAGATCTTTTGTATCTGTTCAGACAGCTGTTGGTGATCCTGGATTTTTTGGAACTTTGATGTTTATGATTTATAATCATGGGGATTTTGAATATAAAATTAAGAAAGGGGACAGGATAGCTCAGGGAGTTGTATTTGAAGTTGAAGGTTCTGGAGAATATAATGGTTCATATCAGGAAGAGGAATAA
- a CDS encoding ATP-binding protein: MIKRELYLEKIRRLINTEPIKIITGVRRSGKTYLLHSIKEELVEQGISKENIFLISFESQKYNKIQNFGELDECVNNLIKNTFGKIYLLFDEIQNIDGWEKSINSYRVDFDCDIYITGSNSELLSGELATLIAGRYFHIDVYPFSFKEFLQYKKEINNMDTKSKELQLFNEYVKYGGMPSLQQVHDIDKFSYLGDIYSTILLKDIISRHNLRNVEILNRILTFIISNVGQPVSANGISKYLKHENLRVSADTVLNYLSFSQNACFIHEAKKENLKGKKILKTNGKYYLVDHGFNQAIIGKDMENTGQILENIVYIELLRRGYDVKVGDINGKEVDFVCTKADRKVYVQVTYLLSGNETIKREFGSLSAIGDDYEKYVLSMDNLDFSNKGIKHMNIIEFLKNEII; this comes from the coding sequence ATGATAAAACGGGAATTATATTTGGAAAAAATCAGGAGATTAATTAACACAGAACCGATTAAAATCATTACTGGAGTTAGAAGAAGCGGTAAAACCTATTTATTGCATAGTATAAAAGAAGAACTTGTTGAGCAGGGTATTTCTAAAGAAAACATATTTTTAATATCATTCGAATCTCAAAAATACAATAAAATCCAAAATTTTGGAGAATTGGATGAATGTGTTAATAATTTAATAAAAAACACTTTTGGTAAAATATATTTATTATTTGATGAAATCCAAAATATTGATGGTTGGGAGAAAAGTATCAATTCATATAGGGTAGATTTTGATTGTGATATTTATATAACTGGTTCTAATTCTGAATTACTCTCTGGAGAATTGGCTACATTAATTGCAGGAAGATATTTTCATATAGATGTTTATCCATTTTCATTTAAAGAGTTTTTACAATATAAAAAAGAAATAAACAATATGGATACTAAAAGTAAAGAATTGCAATTGTTTAATGAATATGTAAAATATGGGGGAATGCCTTCTTTACAGCAGGTGCATGATATTGATAAATTTTCATATCTGGGAGATATTTATAGTACTATACTTTTAAAAGACATTATTTCCAGACATAATTTAAGAAATGTGGAAATTTTAAACAGGATTCTAACATTCATAATCTCAAATGTCGGCCAACCAGTTTCAGCTAATGGAATATCCAAATATTTAAAGCATGAAAATTTAAGAGTATCTGCAGATACAGTTTTAAATTACTTGTCTTTTTCTCAAAATGCATGCTTTATTCATGAAGCTAAAAAAGAGAATTTAAAAGGTAAAAAAATATTAAAAACCAATGGAAAATATTATTTAGTGGATCATGGATTTAATCAAGCTATCATTGGTAAAGACATGGAAAATACTGGTCAGATACTGGAAAATATAGTTTATATTGAATTACTTAGAAGAGGTTATGATGTAAAAGTTGGAGATATAAATGGTAAGGAAGTGGATTTTGTTTGTACTAAAGCAGATAGGAAGGTTTATGTTCAGGTTACTTATTTATTGTCAGGTAATGAAACAATTAAACGTGAATTTGGTTCGTTAAGTGCAATTGGGGATGATTATGAAAAATATGTTTTAAGTATGGATAATTTAGATTTTTCAAATAAAGGTATAAAACATATGAATATAATTGAATTTTTAAAAAATGAGATTATTTAA
- a CDS encoding archease, which produces MKKFEFFDVTADIGFYAYGNNLNEAFENAALALFNIISRTDNIEPIIVKSFEIESEDKVSLLYDFLEELLFLHEIEFMLFSQFEVTIDKINNGYQLNAVIKGEEINWDKHYRGDEVKAITFHKMNVIEEKIVQLSTIVDL; this is translated from the coding sequence ATGAAAAAATTTGAATTTTTTGATGTAACTGCAGATATTGGTTTTTATGCATATGGTAATAATTTAAATGAAGCTTTTGAAAATGCTGCTTTGGCTTTATTTAATATAATTTCTAGAACTGACAATATAGAACCGATAATAGTCAAATCATTTGAAATAGAATCTGAAGATAAAGTATCATTATTATATGATTTTTTAGAAGAACTTTTATTTTTGCATGAAATTGAATTCATGTTATTTTCACAATTTGAAGTAACTATTGATAAAATTAATAATGGTTATCAGTTAAATGCAGTTATTAAAGGCGAAGAAATAAATTGGGATAAACATTATCGTGGTGATGAAGTTAAAGCAATAACATTTCACAAAATGAATGTTATTGAAGAAAAAATTGTACAACTTTCAACTATTGTAGATTTATGA
- a CDS encoding thiamine pyrophosphate-binding protein produces the protein MNVASYLVKILEEEGLENIFGLPGEQILPFYRALKNSKINHILVRHEQAAMHAADAYYKSSHKLSACVATAAPGALNFTMALAGAYKDSVPVLVLTGDNSTDIRNKDVFQSVPTSEIFKNITDKTFNPLNGTEAVYALRVAIYKIKHDPKGPVHINLSNDVLLSEEFQDFDVCYLCENDLSNVSKAQELINAAEKPLFVLGSGAISQKDALELIVTTNNIPVTTTFNSKGIISEDNPLNLGLVGSRGTPRANYALKNSDCIIALGAKACERTFTDFEEIKDKLIHVNINNKDLKGNYPIQGTVEDFLFEVDFKKVDWLNEILKIDNTIFIDGLDDTTLPLRPQVAINEILNQYEDNIIIGDAGSHITWVTLLKKSFNFGELLFPAGLGPMGYGIPGAIGAAIANPDKKIIVINGDGDFQMNIQELATIKQYNLNISIFIINNSQYGIIRQHEVNKYNMEPYQIDLKNPDFVKIADAYGLKAKKVETLNDLKNINDYDVVEVIVRAEDIPLPK, from the coding sequence ATGAATGTTGCTAGTTATTTAGTTAAAATCCTTGAAGAGGAAGGTTTGGAAAACATTTTTGGACTTCCTGGAGAACAAATTTTACCTTTTTATAGAGCTCTAAAAAATTCTAAAATAAACCATATTTTAGTAAGGCATGAACAAGCAGCAATGCATGCAGCAGATGCATATTACAAATCATCCCATAAATTAAGTGCATGTGTAGCTACTGCAGCACCAGGGGCTTTGAATTTTACAATGGCATTGGCTGGAGCATATAAAGATAGTGTGCCTGTATTAGTTTTAACAGGAGATAATTCTACTGATATAAGGAATAAAGATGTTTTTCAATCAGTTCCAACATCTGAAATCTTTAAAAATATAACTGATAAAACATTTAATCCATTAAATGGAACTGAAGCAGTATATGCACTAAGAGTAGCTATTTATAAGATTAAACATGACCCAAAAGGACCAGTTCACATAAATCTTTCAAATGATGTACTGTTAAGTGAAGAATTCCAAGACTTTGATGTATGTTATTTATGTGAAAATGACTTATCAAATGTTTCAAAGGCTCAAGAACTAATAAATGCAGCTGAAAAACCATTATTTGTATTGGGTTCTGGAGCTATATCACAAAAAGACGCTTTAGAATTAATAGTCACTACTAATAATATTCCAGTAACTACTACATTTAATTCAAAAGGAATTATCTCCGAAGATAATCCGTTGAATCTGGGATTGGTAGGTTCAAGAGGTACACCTAGAGCAAATTATGCACTAAAAAACTCTGACTGTATTATTGCATTAGGAGCAAAAGCTTGTGAGAGAACATTCACAGATTTTGAAGAAATAAAAGACAAATTAATTCATGTAAATATTAATAATAAAGATTTAAAAGGAAATTATCCAATTCAAGGAACAGTTGAAGACTTCTTATTTGAAGTTGACTTTAAAAAAGTAGACTGGTTAAATGAAATATTAAAAATAGATAACACTATATTTATTGATGGTTTAGATGATACAACACTTCCATTACGACCACAAGTAGCTATTAATGAAATATTAAATCAATATGAGGATAATATAATAATTGGTGATGCAGGAAGTCATATTACTTGGGTAACACTTCTTAAAAAATCATTTAACTTTGGAGAACTACTGTTTCCAGCAGGACTTGGACCAATGGGTTATGGGATTCCAGGAGCTATTGGAGCAGCTATCGCAAACCCTGATAAAAAAATTATAGTGATTAATGGGGATGGAGATTTCCAAATGAATATTCAGGAATTAGCTACAATAAAGCAATATAACTTGAATATTTCAATTTTTATTATAAATAATTCACAATATGGTATTATAAGGCAACATGAAGTTAATAAATATAATATGGAACCTTATCAAATAGATTTAAAGAATCCTGATTTTGTAAAAATAGCTGATGCTTATGGATTAAAAGCAAAAAAAGTAGAAACACTAAATGATTTAAAAAATATAAATGATTATGATGTTGTTGAAGTTATAGTTAGGGCTGAAGATATTCCATTACCTAAATAA
- a CDS encoding ORC1-type DNA replication protein: MGIEDILMHDESLFQNINAFDPDYVPPNYNYRDTQMEAMAMAIRPAMGGGQPSNSVVLGSCATGKTTAIRKVFTLVEKSTEKVLCVYINCQLHTTRFGIFSQIYKKLFGHIPPETGVPFSRIYDQIMHKLQSDKKALIVALDDVNYLFQSKTANKVFYDLLRAYEEYPGVKTGIFAILSDLEFRYAFDKNVNTVFIPQDITFQPYTYSEIEDILRDRVNAGFFPGVMSDDILELVASHTYEVGDLRVGINLLRSCGNIAEANASREITEKHFQKAVDSLVSVQISETLKSLNDIERSLLKIIVDSDEIFTAGELSELFKQKENVSYATFNRTLEKLEFLRLIDTKFTGKGSRGNSREIILRFNPCDFNI, from the coding sequence ATGGGAATTGAAGATATTTTAATGCATGATGAAAGTCTTTTTCAAAATATAAATGCTTTTGATCCAGATTATGTGCCTCCAAACTATAATTATAGAGACACACAAATGGAAGCAATGGCTATGGCGATTAGACCAGCTATGGGTGGTGGTCAACCATCAAATTCTGTTGTTTTAGGTTCATGTGCAACTGGGAAAACAACAGCTATTAGAAAAGTATTTACTTTAGTTGAAAAAAGCACTGAAAAAGTTCTTTGTGTTTATATAAATTGTCAACTTCACACAACTCGTTTTGGAATATTTTCTCAGATTTATAAAAAGTTATTTGGACATATTCCTCCAGAAACAGGAGTTCCATTTTCAAGAATTTATGATCAAATCATGCATAAACTTCAATCAGATAAAAAAGCATTAATTGTAGCATTGGATGATGTTAATTATTTATTCCAGAGTAAAACAGCAAATAAAGTATTTTATGATCTATTAAGAGCATATGAAGAATATCCTGGAGTTAAAACAGGAATTTTTGCAATATTGTCTGATTTAGAATTTAGATATGCTTTTGATAAAAATGTAAATACAGTTTTTATTCCTCAGGATATAACATTTCAACCTTATACTTACTCTGAAATTGAAGATATTTTAAGAGACAGAGTTAATGCAGGATTTTTCCCAGGAGTAATGAGTGATGATATATTGGAACTAGTAGCTAGTCATACTTATGAAGTTGGAGATTTAAGAGTGGGTATTAATCTTTTAAGGTCTTGTGGTAATATTGCTGAAGCTAATGCATCTAGAGAGATTACTGAAAAACATTTTCAAAAAGCAGTGGATTCTTTAGTTTCAGTACAAATATCTGAAACTTTAAAATCATTAAATGATATTGAAAGATCTTTATTAAAAATAATTGTAGATTCAGATGAAATTTTCACAGCAGGCGAATTATCTGAATTGTTTAAACAAAAAGAAAATGTAAGTTATGCTACCTTTAATAGAACTCTTGAAAAATTAGAATTTTTAAGATTAATTGATACAAAATTTACAGGAAAAGGGTCTAGAGGAAATTCCAGAGAAATTATCTTACGTTTCAACCCTTGTGATTTTAATATTTAA
- a CDS encoding DUF2953 domain-containing protein — MGLRISLSFEKTGSNISTIIKIKIFKKITIYISSKEKESEEEDDKKDQKNYGNLIKPLKNALPHIWIFLKKSTKSIKVNKLESHLKFGLASYADTAQYIGYIWTIIGFIKTLYPISKLSAEPIFGDPIIDFKGSGDIDINLLKLIFPVISLISKKEIRTLIKSFRGNDNEQ; from the coding sequence ATGGGTCTTAGAATATCACTTAGCTTTGAAAAAACTGGAAGCAATATTTCAACAATTATTAAAATAAAAATTTTTAAAAAAATAACTATATACATTTCTTCAAAAGAAAAAGAATCCGAAGAAGAAGATGACAAAAAAGACCAAAAAAATTATGGAAACTTAATAAAACCTCTTAAAAATGCATTACCTCATATTTGGATTTTCTTAAAGAAAAGTACTAAATCTATTAAAGTTAACAAACTAGAATCTCATCTTAAATTTGGACTAGCTAGTTATGCAGATACTGCACAATATATTGGTTATATTTGGACAATTATTGGTTTTATTAAAACATTATATCCTATTTCTAAATTAAGTGCTGAACCTATTTTTGGCGATCCCATAATTGATTTTAAAGGTAGTGGAGATATTGATATTAATCTTTTAAAATTAATTTTTCCAGTTATTAGTTTAATTTCTAAAAAAGAAATTAGAACCTTAATCAAATCATTTAGAGGTAATGACAATGAACAATGA
- a CDS encoding YitT family protein, giving the protein MWIKRIVLFVGGLFIMSVGVGLSIKSGLGVTPISSIPYSLTLASNVNIGITTVVFNAFLVFLQIPILRKKFNPKRLLQLINAFMFGYFTDISLWILSPFPKLSLGFDFLLLIVSMFLIAIGILIYMPANIAPLPGEGVVEAVSLVSDKRFSNVKVCFDTSMVVLSLIICVFFTENIFGSVSIGTILAAIFIGIIIKHINNLYEKITGKAITVVNKEN; this is encoded by the coding sequence ATGTGGATTAAAAGAATTGTCTTATTTGTAGGTGGTTTATTCATAATGTCTGTAGGGGTAGGATTATCAATTAAATCTGGATTAGGTGTTACTCCCATTAGTTCGATTCCATATTCATTGACATTGGCTTCAAATGTAAATATTGGAATTACAACGGTTGTTTTCAATGCATTTCTTGTATTTTTGCAGATACCAATTTTAAGAAAAAAATTCAATCCAAAAAGGCTTTTACAGTTAATAAATGCATTTATGTTTGGCTATTTTACAGATATTTCATTGTGGATTTTATCTCCTTTTCCTAAATTATCTTTAGGCTTTGATTTCTTACTTTTAATTGTAAGTATGTTTTTAATAGCTATTGGTATTTTAATATATATGCCAGCAAATATTGCACCGCTTCCAGGAGAAGGGGTTGTGGAAGCTGTGTCTTTGGTATCAGATAAACGTTTTTCAAATGTTAAAGTATGTTTTGATACATCAATGGTTGTATTATCTTTAATCATCTGTGTATTTTTTACAGAGAATATTTTTGGTAGTGTAAGCATAGGTACAATTCTTGCAGCGATATTCATAGGAATTATTATAAAACATATTAATAATTTATATGAAAAAATAACTGGAAAAGCAATCACTGTGGTTAATAAAGAAAATTAG
- a CDS encoding alanine--glyoxylate aminotransferase family protein — protein MDEILLMLPGPTTVHPRVLNAMSQAVVNHRGAKYGEILTETSELMSDVFQTSNQSYLLTGSGTAAMEAAISNVVNSGEKILNVVGGKFGERFMKIANAHGITTEELAVEWGTAVTPEAIKAALDADEDIKAVSVVHNETSTGVAAPIEAIGKVMKDYDALYIVDTVSSLGGDYVDVDKFGIDVCITGSQKCIAAPPGMAAITLSDDAWAAADKVDSHTFYLDMQATKKSGDKNPPQTPYTPSVSLTYAMNEALKMVMEEGLENRVARHHKAAKASVDAVKALGLELFADEKVSSATVTAVKMPEGITDADFRGTTRDKYGVELAGGQDHLKGNIFRIGHMGNISYKELVQTFAAIGMTLKGLGAIEDAGAGVASITESYL, from the coding sequence ATGGATGAAATTTTATTAATGCTTCCAGGTCCAACAACAGTACACCCAAGAGTACTTAATGCAATGTCTCAAGCTGTTGTAAATCATAGAGGAGCTAAATATGGAGAAATCTTAACAGAAACTAGTGAATTAATGTCTGATGTTTTCCAAACCTCTAACCAATCCTATTTATTAACTGGATCTGGAACTGCAGCAATGGAAGCAGCTATAAGTAATGTGGTAAATTCCGGAGAAAAAATTTTAAATGTAGTAGGTGGAAAATTTGGAGAACGTTTCATGAAAATAGCAAATGCTCATGGAATTACCACCGAAGAATTAGCAGTAGAATGGGGAACTGCAGTAACTCCAGAAGCTATTAAAGCTGCACTTGATGCTGATGAAGACATCAAAGCTGTGTCTGTTGTTCATAACGAAACTTCAACTGGTGTAGCAGCACCTATTGAAGCAATCGGTAAAGTAATGAAAGATTATGATGCATTATACATCGTAGATACCGTATCTTCTCTTGGAGGAGACTATGTAGATGTAGATAAATTCGGAATTGATGTATGTATCACAGGATCCCAAAAATGTATTGCAGCACCACCAGGAATGGCTGCTATTACATTAAGTGACGATGCATGGGCTGCTGCAGACAAAGTAGATTCACATACATTCTACTTAGATATGCAAGCTACTAAAAAAAGTGGAGATAAAAACCCACCACAAACTCCATACACCCCTTCTGTATCATTAACTTATGCAATGAACGAAGCATTAAAAATGGTTATGGAAGAAGGATTAGAAAACAGAGTTGCACGCCATCATAAAGCTGCTAAAGCTAGTGTAGATGCTGTAAAAGCATTAGGTTTAGAATTATTTGCAGATGAAAAAGTATCCTCAGCTACTGTAACTGCAGTTAAAATGCCAGAAGGTATAACTGATGCAGACTTCAGAGGAACTACTCGTGACAAATACGGAGTAGAATTAGCTGGTGGACAAGATCACTTAAAAGGAAACATATTCAGAATAGGACATATGGGAAATATTTCCTACAAAGAATTAGTACAAACCTTTGCAGCTATTGGAATGACTTTAAAAGGTCTTGGTGCAATCGAAGATGCGGGTGCTGGAGTAGCATCCATTACAGAATCATACTTATGA
- a CDS encoding zinc ribbon domain-containing protein, whose amino-acid sequence MEFNENTKFCQSCAMPMTEELYSNNKDGSKNEDYCVYCYKNGEFTADINMDEMIEFCVPKTVENTSMDEKTARKMLNDVFPQLKRWK is encoded by the coding sequence ATGGAATTTAATGAAAATACAAAATTTTGCCAATCTTGTGCAATGCCAATGACTGAAGAATTATATAGTAACAATAAAGATGGAAGTAAAAACGAAGATTATTGTGTTTATTGTTACAAAAATGGAGAATTTACAGCAGATATTAATATGGACGAAATGATTGAATTTTGTGTTCCAAAAACTGTTGAAAATACCAGTATGGATGAAAAAACAGCTAGAAAAATGTTAAATGATGTATTTCCACAACTTAAAAGATGGAAATAA
- a CDS encoding YitT family protein: MKRIIYYVIGVCLLSFAVGVSIKSELGVTPINSIPYAIALITNINVGLSSVLFYLVVIFIQKPILGNNYHPKRLLQLASAFLFGYFVDFSLWVLSPIQNLSMICKFLMLALSIVLIAIGILIMMPANIAPLPGEGLIEAIAITLDKKFSSVKICIDSSMVIITIILCWIFLNDVLGSVSIGTVISAASTGFVVRQFHDLYKYFTGKDIRVVNKE; encoded by the coding sequence ATTAAAAGAATAATATATTATGTAATCGGAGTATGCTTATTATCTTTTGCTGTAGGAGTTTCAATTAAGTCTGAATTGGGTGTTACTCCAATTAATTCTATTCCTTATGCAATTGCATTAATTACAAATATTAATGTAGGATTATCCTCAGTTTTATTTTATTTGGTGGTTATTTTTATACAAAAACCTATTTTAGGCAATAATTATCATCCAAAAAGGCTTCTTCAATTAGCTAGTGCTTTTTTATTCGGATATTTTGTTGATTTTTCATTGTGGGTTTTATCTCCAATCCAGAACCTTTCAATGATATGTAAATTTTTGATGCTGGCATTAAGTATAGTTCTTATAGCTATTGGAATTTTAATAATGATGCCAGCAAATATTGCGCCACTTCCAGGAGAAGGACTTATTGAAGCAATAGCTATAACTCTTGATAAGAAATTTTCATCAGTTAAAATTTGTATTGATTCATCAATGGTTATAATAACAATTATTTTATGTTGGATTTTTTTAAATGATGTTTTAGGAAGTGTAAGTATAGGAACAGTGATTTCTGCAGCTTCTACAGGTTTTGTTGTACGGCAATTCCATGATTTATATAAATATTTCACAGGTAAAGATATTAGGGTTGTTAATAAAGAATAA
- a CDS encoding GerW family sporulation protein, which translates to MAENIKTSVEELRKLISIENVVGKPIDAGDQILIPVMRMGVGFGACENILGNDGNDTVGAGAGVEPVSMVIIPKNAKSGEGVKVVNLTKGTETNKALSDLGLIVSDLVKNYFSQSSEDYDESEYIEPEFTTTENEE; encoded by the coding sequence ATGGCTGAAAATATTAAAACAAGTGTAGAAGAATTACGTAAACTCATTAGCATTGAAAATGTTGTTGGAAAACCTATTGATGCTGGAGATCAAATTTTAATTCCAGTAATGAGAATGGGTGTTGGTTTTGGAGCTTGCGAAAATATTCTAGGTAATGATGGAAATGATACAGTAGGTGCTGGAGCTGGTGTTGAACCTGTTTCCATGGTAATCATACCTAAAAATGCTAAAAGTGGAGAAGGAGTTAAAGTTGTTAACTTAACTAAAGGAACTGAAACTAATAAAGCATTATCTGATTTAGGATTAATCGTGTCTGATTTAGTTAAAAACTACTTCTCACAAAGCTCAGAAGATTACGATGAATCTGAATACATTGAGCCAGAGTTCACAACAACTGAAAATGAAGAATAA
- a CDS encoding YitT family protein: MDFFGNDKLTLKRVFNYILGLWFITLGIGFSIKSNLGSTPVSSIPYTLNLICGIEIGQATILFHAILVLIELILLRKDFKIKHFLQVFVGVLFGYFTSFSVGLMNFIPDPANFVLSLILTVISIFFVALGLFFYVPTNIIPLSVDGLTQALSIAFNTNFSKTKIFQDCSLLVISLVSCFVFLGVIGGSVGIGTILSAIFVGVVLKYIHKINSYLTGESVDFKQM; this comes from the coding sequence ATGGATTTTTTTGGAAATGATAAATTAACATTAAAAAGAGTTTTTAACTATATTCTAGGGTTATGGTTTATAACTTTAGGGATAGGTTTTTCAATAAAATCTAATTTAGGTTCAACACCTGTTAGTTCAATTCCTTATACTTTAAATTTAATTTGTGGGATTGAAATAGGTCAGGCTACAATATTATTCCATGCAATTTTAGTTTTAATAGAATTAATCTTGTTAAGAAAAGATTTTAAAATTAAACATTTCTTACAGGTCTTTGTTGGAGTATTATTTGGATATTTCACAAGTTTTTCAGTAGGGTTAATGAATTTTATTCCTGATCCTGCAAATTTTGTTTTAAGTTTAATTTTAACAGTTATAAGTATATTTTTTGTAGCTTTAGGATTATTTTTCTATGTGCCTACAAATATTATTCCACTATCTGTAGATGGACTGACACAAGCTTTATCTATTGCATTTAACACGAATTTCTCAAAAACAAAGATTTTTCAGGATTGTAGTTTGCTTGTAATTTCTTTAGTTTCATGTTTTGTTTTTTTAGGAGTAATTGGAGGTAGTGTAGGTATTGGAACAATTCTTTCAGCTATTTTTGTTGGAGTTGTATTAAAGTATATTCATAAAATTAATAGCTATTTGACAGGGGAATCTGTAGATTTTAAACAAATGTAG
- a CDS encoding 6-hydroxymethylpterin diphosphokinase MptE-like protein: MDFGLWENYYKQILDDFGFERKDDEKTAQVLDDILFDEGCLTLEDLYEKINFSNRFIIFGAGPSLKKHIKKIKEEYDLTKYVLVSADGATTALIEEKIIPDIIATDLDGKIDDILYANTMGANLVIHGHGNNLEAILKYTPFFDNVLGTTQSQAHGNLYNFGGFTDGDRAMFLAIALGAKELILAGMDFGDRVTKYSRPNIENETAKADDIKLKKLEYAEAFTSWIAENKDVKIINLKL, from the coding sequence ATGGATTTTGGGCTTTGGGAAAATTATTATAAACAAATTTTAGATGATTTTGGATTTGAAAGAAAGGATGATGAAAAAACAGCTCAGGTACTTGATGATATTCTTTTTGATGAAGGTTGTTTGACATTGGAAGATTTATATGAAAAGATAAATTTTTCTAATAGATTTATAATATTTGGAGCAGGACCCTCTTTAAAAAAGCATATTAAAAAAATAAAAGAAGAATATGACTTAACAAAATATGTATTGGTATCAGCTGATGGAGCAACAACAGCTTTAATTGAAGAAAAAATAATTCCGGATATAATAGCTACAGATTTAGATGGTAAAATAGATGATATTTTATATGCAAATACAATGGGTGCAAATTTAGTTATTCATGGGCATGGGAATAACTTAGAAGCAATATTGAAATACACTCCATTTTTTGACAATGTTTTGGGAACAACACAATCTCAAGCACATGGAAACCTTTATAATTTTGGAGGATTTACCGATGGGGATAGAGCTATGTTTTTAGCTATTGCACTTGGAGCTAAAGAATTGATATTGGCTGGAATGGATTTTGGGGATAGAGTAACTAAATATTCACGACCAAATATTGAAAACGAAACTGCAAAAGCAGATGATATTAAATTAAAAAAATTAGAGTATGCTGAAGCTTTTACAAGTTGGATTGCTGAAAATAAGGATGTTAAAATTATTAATTTAAAATTATAA